Genomic segment of uncultured Desulfobacter sp.:
GCTCATCCCACCAGCCCTATTTTTGATATTGATCACTCTCTTTTAATTACGCTTAACTAACAATCATAGATAAGAATATCGGACTTCCATTCATCTTCCCATAATTGAAATTAATTTTGATCGACCTTCTGAAATCATTTTGAGCTGTTTCGCTCATGCCGGACAGGCAGGAATTGAAAACAACGTAAAAAAAGCGGACAGGCTGTTGTGTTTTTTTTTCTGCATTATGATTATTTTTTCAAAAGATACAGAAGAGCAAAAAAAAGAGGGGGGCAAAACGAGGTATTTAACGGGGCCACGGCGTTTGTCTTGCCGGGAGGAATGTTCCGGCATGGGAGTTGCTGATATCCGGTATAGGTAATTACTGATAAACAGGAGGGGGCATGGAATATCAGAAACCGGATCTATTGGAAAGAATCAGGCAGCTTACAGGCAGAGACATACAGCGAACACCCCGAATTTTTACCGATACCACTCAGTTCATGTCCATCAATCCGGGGGATGTGATGCGGCTTGGAGGCAACGATTACTGGGTCTACAGCAACGCCAAAGAGGGCCGATTCGGCATTGACGACCAGCCCAAATTCTGGGTAAAAAAGGCTCTGGATCTTGCCGGTAATACTCGCAAGATTGTGAAACTAGTGTTCAAGGAGACGTTTAAAGGGTGCCTCGGCCCCCTGGCATTTAACTGTGTCAGGAGCGCAGAAAAAGAAGTAGATGTATTGTCCGCCACCCAGGGGCACCCCAATTTCATGCAGGGTCAATGGGTCAGGGACAGCGCAGGCAATTTGGTCCGGATACTGGACATCATCCCCGGCCCTTCGCTTTACAAGTTTCTTCGCGATCTTGACATGCCCCACAGGGATTATTTCGAGACCCTGTTTCCAACAATCATGGACCGATTTCTAAAAAGTTTGGCTGCTATTGTGCAGATTCATGAACAGAAGCTGCACCACGGGGATATTCGGGCCGATCACCTGCTGTGGACCGGTTCGCTTAAAACGCTTGCCTGGATAGATTTTGATTACGATATGGGCGGCCCTGCCATGGATGTATTCTGCCTGGGCAATGTACTGCAGCAGGTGGTGGGAAAAGGTCGACACTCCCTAGAAAATATCCATGCCACACCCAGCGCATATCCGGATTTCAAGTCTGAACTGGAAGACGAGGATATGTCCCTGATGTATTCCCACCGGGTCATGAATTTGCAAAAGCTGTTTCCTTATATTCCGGATACACTTAATGACATCCTGATACGATTTTCTCCATCCTCTGAGCCGCATTCCAGGACAGGAAACTGTTATGCAACGGCAAAGGAGCTGCTGGACGATCTTTCAAAATTATTTCCCTGATTCACAACATTTTCTTGGGGAGGGGACAAAAAGCGGTTTCCCATTAATTTTAAAAACGGCTGTCGATCATCGACTGTCGTTTTTGTTTTTGAGGCAAAAAGACATCAAACTGATAAAAAAAATCTTTGAGGATTCTGCTCTGAAACTTTGTTTGTTCATTTTGGTGATTAACACCAATCTTTGGGCTTCAGATCTGCTGAAAATCAAAGTCGAACAAGTGCGACACCTTCAGCCCGCGGAAGAAATCTCCTTGAAGGAAAAAAACTCAGAAACAATGGCGGATCAATTTAAACCTGGCTTGCATTGCTTCAATTCAAAATCTGCTTAAATTCATTAAATATGATGACTTTCTTTTTCTGAGCCACCGGAAGGATAAAACCGCCCTGACGGTTTCCACATCTCGGTTTGATCTACCGGATTTTACATGTCAGGCACCCAATAACAAAAGAAGTTAACACCCCGTTCAATAAAGGCTTTTAGCCACAATAATAGACATAAGCATCGCTTTTGCTATTAAATTTATCGACTTTATTTATGAAAATAAAAAAGCCCATAAGTAAAGAGCTACTCAGGGGCTATAATATCACTGGGATAAAATGGTATATTAAATCACGGTCACATTTGCAGCTGACAGGCCCTTGGGACCATGTTCGACGTCGAATGATACGTTATCACCCTCATTGAGAGTTTTAAAACCAGCTGCATTGATGCCTGAATGATGGACAAATACATCTTTTCCACCACCAGCATGTTCAATAAATCCAAAACCTTTTGACTCGTCAAACCATTTTACGATACCATTTGCCATGTAGGCGTTCTCCTAAATAAGAATAAAAATAAATCGTCTCGATCTTAAAGAATAATCACAGATTTCTCGGGGAAAATATCTAAGGAAGAAACTCAAGCACTTCAAAATAGTGCAATTGGTTAAAGCATACAGGACAGAGTGGGGATGTCAAGGGAATTAAATTATTATTTACAAATAAATAATTTTTGCCAGCATCTACCAAAAGTAGATTAATAAAGGGTGTTGGAATCAATCAAATTTTCAACTGAGTCTAAACTGCCTACGCGCTTGAATTTCGATTTTTTAAGACCCGGTAGTCCATTTCTATCGTTATAAAATCTGAAATTTGTTTTTTGCCGCAATTTTTATGTTAGATAGTGGCCTTGCTTATACTTCAGATACAACGGTATTAACTGAATCAATCGGTTCAAAAAAATCAGCATTGAAATTAAATTCTATCCTGTTGAGGCAAACAACTCCTTTTGTTTATTATCTTTTTTCTGCGGTTTATGTCTTGTCCCAGCCATTTCAATCAACAATGTTACAATTGTCGTCAATACTGATCGGACAACTACACCATGCTGGCTTCTCACTCTCGTCTGTTCAAGGCCTTCTCTTTTTTTCATCAAATTGAAAGGCCGTTCGCAGTTCTTTCGAATTTCGATTGCTGATTGCGACCCGTTATGAAAAGTTGGCATTGGCTGGAAATGACCGTTATCAAAACCAATTATTCTCGATTTAGGGCAACTTGATGCAAACATACATTCGCCGGGCGTTGCTCCACACCTAAATTCATGGCCATCCAGTGTTGTACCCAGATAATCCATTGGAATTTCACAAGAATCATTGCAGGTAACTCTCACCGGAGATTGCAATACATTCTCGGGCAATTTCGCTTGCTCCGATGCAGGGGCCACGACATAGACACCTGTTTCATTGAGAACCGAACCATCACTATCGTGGTAAGCCTGGTCTGCGGTTATCAATTTAATATCAATGCCTAATGCTTGAGCAAGCTTGATCAATGGTTTCAGAAACAGGCTGTCGTGATGATTCGCTGCCCCCACAAGGGATACCAATGGAAAGCTATGGCCGTTTGTGGGATTAATAGCGGTTAGTGTATGCATCCGGTATCCAATGACATAATGCGTGACCAGCTTTAAAAAGTGTAACGCTTATCCCCGATATTCATAACGAAATAATGTAACGGCCAGATACCCCGCCGCCATACCCCGCCAAGAAAATCATAAAATCATACCCCGCATGCCTATCCCGCCGATAGACCCCGCCGTTGATTCATTCAAAATTTGCTACATATAATCTCCCTGATTCGAATCTTGGAGAAAAATGATGGCAAAGAATTCTCGTGGAAAACGCCCTTGTTCTATTTGCCGAAAATGGTTGTAAGCGGTGTTTTAACCCCACTCAACACGGGACAGATTCAGAAATTTTTTCTTTTTTCACATTATAGGGGAGCAACGCTTGAAAATCATCATTTGTCATTGCCTCAGGCAGATGCTGAAACAGGTACTTGAGATACCAGTACGGTTCCAGTCCATTGGATTTTGCAGTCTCTATCAAACTGTAAATTGCCGCACTCGCCTTTGCACCTTGAACCGTATCAGAAAACAGCCAGTTTTTACGACCGATGACAAAAGGCCGGATGGCATTTTCAACCAAATTGTTGTCCGGTCGAATGAACCCTTCAGTTGTGTATTGGACC
This window contains:
- a CDS encoding cold-shock protein; this translates as MANGIVKWFDESKGFGFIEHAGGGKDVFVHHSGINAAGFKTLNEGDNVSFDVEHGPKGLSAANVTVI